The following are from one region of the Corylus avellana chromosome ca1, CavTom2PMs-1.0 genome:
- the LOC132167716 gene encoding probable inactive receptor kinase At4g23740: MSREMDLLFIFLAISLIFSHTAADPVEDKQALLNFLQNISHPHSLNWNQSSSLCTNWTGVFCNSDHSRVTELRLPGVGLSGPIPPNTLSRLSAIQVISLRSNAITGPFPSDFSKLLNLTALNLQHNKFSGSLPLNFSVWNNLSIIDLSNNRFNGSIPSSISNLTHLIALNLANNSLSGEIPDLNIPSLQQISLANNNLTGNLPKSLQRFPSSAFSGNNLTLENALPPAFPVQPPNVQPSKKKTTKLSEAAILGIVICGCVLVFVVIAVFMMLCCSNGGGKGGPVKPKKKDVSFKKEVSMKDKNEKLVFYEGNNLAFNLEDLLRASAEVLGKGTFGTTYKAALEDASTVVVKRLKEVSVGKREFEQHMEVLGNIKHENVVALRAYYYSKDEKLTVSDYYDQGSVSALLHGKRGEDGRTALDWETRLRIAIGAARGIAHIHTQPGGIKLVHGNIKAANIFLNSQGYGSVSDVGLAALMSPIPAPMRAAGYRAPEVTDSRKASPASDVYSFGVLLLELLTGRSPVLATGGHEVVHLVRWVNSVVREEWTAEVFDVELLRFPNIEEEMVEMLQIGLTCVARMPEDRPKMAEVVKLVQEVRRVNTGSRPSGEIRSEVSTPTTPVIAAELASSSAIASSSVTL, encoded by the exons ATGAGCAGGGAAATGGATCTTTTGTTCATTTTCTTGGCAATTTCCTTAATTTTCTCGCACACTGCTGCCGACCCAGTTGAAGACAAGCAAGCATTGCTTAATTTCCTTCAGAATATCTCGCATCCGCACTCTCTCAACTGGAATCAGAGCTCTTCTTTATGCACAAACTGGACAGGAGTGTTCTGTAACAGTGATCACTCCAGAGTCACTGAACTCCGATTGCCCGGAGTTGGCTTAAGTGGCCCAATCCCGCCAAACACTCTCAGCCGCCTGTCGGCAATTCAGGTTATAAGCCTCAGATCGAACGCTATAACAGGTCCTTTCCCTTCTGATTTCTCCAAGCTCTTAAACTTGACTGCCCTTAATCTTCAACACAACAAGTTCTCCGGCTCATTGCCTTTGAATTTCTCAGTTTGGAATAATCTTTCGATCATTGATTTATCAAACAATCGCTTTAATGGGAGTATCCCTTCTTCAATATCAAATTTGACCCACCTCATAGCTTTGAATCTTGCTAACAACTCCCTTTCGGGTGAAATTCCTGATCTCAATATTCCTAGTTTGCAGCAGATAAGTTTAGCCAATAATAATCTGACTGGAAATCTGCCAAAATCCCTTCAGAGATTTCCGAGTTCTGCGTTTTCTGGTAACAATCTTACACTGGAAAATGCTCTTCCTCCAGCTTTTCCGGTGCAACCACCTAATGTTCaaccatcaaagaaaaaaaccacaaaacttAGTGAAGCCGCAATATTGGGAATAGTAATCTGCGGCTGTGTTCTGGTGTTTGTGGTTATTGCTGTTTTTATGATGCTTTGCTGCTCAAATGGAGGTGGAAAGGGCGGTCCAgtgaagccaaaaaagaaagatgtcTCTTTCAAGAAAGAGGTTTCTATGAAAGATAAGAATGAGAAGCTTGTCTTCTATGAGGGTAATAATCTTGCGTTTAATTTGGAAGACTTGTTGAGGGCATCTGCTGAGGTGCTTGGGAAGGGAACATTTGGGACAACATATAAGGCTGCTCTGGAGGATGCAAGTACTGTGGTGGTGAAGAGGCTTAAAGAAGTGAGCGTGGGGAAACGAGAGTTTGAGCAGCATATGGAGGTGCTTGGGAATATTAAGCATGAAAATGTAGTTGCTTTAAGGGCATATTACTATTCCAAGGATGAGAAGCTTACGGTGTCTGATTACTATGATCAAGGGAGTGTGTCTGCTTTGTTACATG GTAAAAGAGGGGAGGATGGCCGGACTGCATTAGACTGGGAGACTCGACTAAGAATTGCAATTGGTGCAGCAAGAGGCATTGCTCATATCCACACACAACCTGGTGGGATCAAACTTGTCCATGGAAATATAAAAGCTGCTAACATTTTCCTCAACTCCCAAGGATATGGTTCTGTATCTGATGTTGGTTTGGCAGCATTGATGAGCCCAATACCGGCACCGATGAGGGCTGCAGGATACCGAGCCCCAGAAGTAACAGACAGCAGGAAAGCATCCCCTGCATCTGATGTCTACAGCTTTGGTGTCTTGTTGCTTGAGCTTCTCACAGGAAGGTCACCTGTGCTTGCCACAGGTGGTCATGAGGTTGTTCACTTGGTGAGGTGGGTGAATTCTGTGGTTAGGGAGGAGTGGACAGCAGAAGTGTTTGACGTTGAACTTTTGAGATTTCCTAATATAGAGGAGGAAATGGTAGAGATGTTACAAATAGGGTTGACTTGTGTTGCAAGAATGCCAGAGGACAGGCCAAAAATGGCAGAAGTAGTGAAATTGGTGCAAGAAGTTCGTCGAGTGAATACCGGAAGTCGACCATCAGGTGAGATTAGGTCAGAAGTCTCAACCCCAACAACACCTGTTATTGCAGCTGAGCTAGCATCCTCCTCTGCTATAGCATCCTCCTCGGTTACTCtctga